A window of the Mus musculus strain C57BL/6J chromosome 18, GRCm38.p6 C57BL/6J genome harbors these coding sequences:
- the Cd14 gene encoding monocyte differentiation antigen CD14 precursor, whose translation MERVLGLLLLLLVHASPAPPEPCELDEESCSCNFSDPKPDWSSAFNCLGAADVELYGGGRSLEYLLKRVDTEADLGQFTDIIKSLSLKRLTVRAARIPSRILFGALRVLGISGLQELTLENLEVTGTAPPPLLEATGPDLNILNLRNVSWATRDAWLAELQQWLKPGLKVLSIAQAHSLNFSCEQVRVFPALSTLDLSDNPELGERGLISALCPLKFPTLQVLALRNAGMETPSGVCSALAAARVQLQGLDLSHNSLRDAAGAPSCDWPSQLNSLNLSFTGLKQVPKGLPAKLSVLDLSYNRLDRNPSPDELPQVGNLSLKGNPFLDSESHSEKFNSGVVTAGAPSSQAVALSGTLALLLGDRLFV comes from the coding sequence GCCCTGCGAGCTAGACGAGGAAAGTTGTTCCTGCAACTTCTCAGATCCGAAGCCAGATTGGTCCAGCGCTTTCAATTGTTTGGGGGCGGCAGATGTGGAATTGTACGGCGGCGGCCGCAGCCTGGAATACCTTCTAAAGCGTGTGGACACGGAAGCAGATCTGGGGCAGTTCACTGATATTATCAAGTCTCTGTCCTTAAAGCGGCTTACGGTGCGGGCCGCGCGGATTCCTAGTCGGATTCTATTCGGAGCCCTGCGTGTGCTCGGGATTTCCGGCCTCCAGGAACTGACTCTTGAAAATCTCGAGGTAACCGGCACCGCGCCGCCACCGCTTCTGGAAGCCACCGGACCCGATCTCAACATCTTGAACCTCCGCAACGTGTCGTGGGCAACAAGGGATGCCTGGCTCGCAGAACTGCAGCAGTGGCTAAAGCCTGGACTCAAGGTACTGAGTATTGCCCAAGCACACTCGCTCAACTTTTCCTGCGAACAGGTCCGCGTCTTCCCTGCCCTCTCCACCTTAGACCTGTCTGACAATCCTGAATTGGGCGAGAGAGGACTGATCTCAGCCCTCTGTCCCCTCAAGTTCCCGACCCTCCAAGTTTTAGCGCTGCGTAACGCGGGGATGGAGACGCCCAGCGGCGTGTGCTCTGCGCTGGCCGCAGCAAGGGTACAGCTGCAAGGACTAGACCTTAGTCACAATTCACTGCGGGATGCTGCAGGCGCTCCGAGTTGTGACTGGCCCAGTCAGCTAAACTCGCTCAATCTGTCTTTCACTGGGCTGAAGCAGGTACCTAAAGGGCTGCCAGCCAAGCTCAGCGTGCTGGATCTCAGTTACAACAGGCTGGATAGGAACCCTAGCCCAGATGAGCTGCCCCAAGTGGGGAACCTGTCACTTAAAGGAAATCCCTTTTTGGACTCTGAATCCCACTCGGAGAAGTTTAACTCTGGCGTAGTCACCGCCGGAGCTCCATCATCCCAAGCAGTGGCCTTGTCAGGAACTCTGGCTTTGCTCCTAGGAGATCGCCTCTTTGTTTAA